The Rhizoctonia solani chromosome 4, complete sequence genome contains a region encoding:
- a CDS encoding bZIP transcription factor: MAFDAQALWDLTSPITMPSMSDNDFLMLLEKQMQAAHPTSGNATTATADGQQGFSNINPMVAPSSVMAPPPVPADTMSPPLTDESSPSPPGTNNDSTVGDGSKRKASRDDSQDVEGQPRSKVQHKANDDSVNSQTTGSSLLLSALAAALGHEPTKKPPARRKSGGNANVSDEGRLAKRKEQNRAAQRAFRDRKEKHVRDLEEKIQELEQKFNTSESENTNLKDLLKRLQNENMMLKQSAFTFEFAPSEKSSNQMATSPTANTTSSLSSSGTNPFTSPSHSQSSASPESTTANYVSKSPNNSLFSTNNTPSPNLNARSSSQDNVTFNSAGIMTFSNPSTAQPTPITPALSVSSPGAGPSSISQNAFNQGSLFTSYRDPSASYSLGHPFGDFNAFGTPSNGGIAEDFGMDFGIDMSSISNHDLGAFGLGNDFDDLFGGQLGALDGTNSYGGVGSIGSPSSAGVMTSAPTPQTTSTSAAPTPASTQPPLIIDGLPSAGESARVECSIKAPSASDWRRCPKTKQDFVELVRRDSSNQPSTFGPPLTSDDKAQIEQDWQQFTQRPELKELDVDHLCYELFDKAQCTELKTRMKQSMMRIAKDMAGGQNPA, translated from the exons ATGGCATTCGACGCACAGGCGCTATGGGACCTTACCAGCCCTATCACGATGCCGTCGATGAGTGACAACGACTTTCTTATGCTACTCGAGAAACAGATGCAAGCCGCACATCCTACCTCTGGGAACGCTACTACGGCGACCGCTGACGGCCAGCAGGGCTTTTCAAATATCAATCCCATGGTTGCCCCCTCCTCGGTCATGGCCCCACCGCCCGTTCCCGCTGACACAATGTCGCCCCCACTTACTGATGAATCAAGTCCCAGTCCTCCCGGCACCAACAACGATAGTACTGTCGGCGATGGCTCTAAGCGCAAGGCTTCCCGAGATGACTCTCAAGACGTCGAGGGCCAACCACGCAGCAAGGTCCAGCACAAGGCCAATGACGATAGCGTCAATTCACAAACTACAGGTAGCTCCTTGCTTCTTTCTGCGCTTGCTGCGGCTCTTGGCC ACGAGCCTACCAAGAAGCCCCCCGCTCGTCGCAAGAGTGGCGGAAACGCAAACGTTAGCGACGAAGGCCGTCTGGCCAAACGTAAAGAACAAAACCGAGCTGCTCAACGTGCATTCCGCGATCGGAAGGAGAAACATGTCCGAGAT CTCGAGGAAAAGATTCAGGAGCTCGAGCAAAAGTTCAACACCTCGGAGTCTGAAAACACTAACCTCAAGGATCTGCTTAAGAG GCTACAAAACGAAAACATGATGCTCAAACAGTCCGCGTTCACTTTCGAGTTTGCCCCATCCGAAAAGTCGAGTAATCAGATGGCTACATCCCCGACGGCGAATACCACCAGTAGTTTATCGAGCTCTGGCACTAACCCCTTTACCTCACCGTCTCATTCACAGTCGAGTGCATCCCCGGAGTCGACAACAGCCAACTATGTCTCCAAGAGCCCTAACAACTCGCTCTTTTCCACCAACAACACGCCTTCACCCAACCTAAACGCCCGCTCTAGCTCTCAAGACAACGTCACCTTCAACTCGGCTGGGATAATGACATTCAGCAATCCCTCGACTGCTCAACCTACTCCTATAACTCCCGCATTGTCAGTGTCGTCGCCCGGGGCCGGCCCATCCTCGATCTCTCAGAACGCATTTAACCAGGGCTCCCTATTTACGTCATACCGCGACCCGTCGGCAtcttacagccttggtcatcCATTTGGCGACTTTAATGCCTTTGGCACTCCTTCCAACGGTGGGATTGCGGAAGACTTTGGGATGGATTTTGGCATAGATATGTCTAGTATCAGCAATCACGACCTAGGTGCTTTTGGACTCGGCAATGACTTTGACGATTTGTTCGGTGGACAGCTGGGCGCGCTTGACGGGACAAACTCCTATGGTGGGGTAGGATCCATAGGCAGCCCTTCGTCAGCGGGAGTGATGACCAGTGCACCAACGCCCCAAACCACGAGCACTTCGGCCGCACCTACCCCAGCATCTACCCAGCCCCCCTTGATCATCGATGGTTTACCCAGCGCAGGCGAATCGGCGCGTGTCGAGTGCTCGATAAAGGCGCCCTCTGCCAGCGACTGGAGGCGCTGTCCCAAGACAAAACAAGATTTTGTTGAATTGGTCCGGAGGGATAGCAGCAATCAGCCGAGCACTTTTGGTCCCCCTCTCACCAGTGATGACAAGGCACAAATCGAGCAAGATTGGCAACAGTTTACCCAGCGTCCCGAGTTGAAG GAACTCGACGTGGATCACCTGTGTTACGAACTTTTTGACAAGGCACAATGCACTGAACTTAAGACACGTATGAAGCAGTCGATGATGCGTATAGCCAAGGACATGGCCGGCGGACAAAATCCAGCTTAG
- a CDS encoding arsenite-transporting ATPase, translating to MPRPFERRSKEAPMDYTYDSADRNVYAPGSPFVTSIASSSRSPSFPTPQPGYNQPSFAGGFAGAAGSWNPRSNAMPEPEIADVTMESIDPSSPKKIKSAPSSPQKAQVTNYGSELDEGTLAPLPVVKARKQPYQVRRRPRRATSAPVDEGSESEASAEEDRYAGPRMLSNHYTMHVNAPSAPVQATSPYAPHILLGYVRVIFNTSLILGFLYILVIIIVTVRRDIEDNISVYMGENAAQITQCTSQFTLNKCEKEDERVPHMKQFCDEWARCMKRDASIVGRTRIAAETLAEVVNGFVEPITWKTLGFSVSTLAFLVLFINVSASWMRPAPPPHQPEYQAPPYPYHAPYAVMPPEWGSAGWNEGQGDSGPKMIRASSEVPGQRRSHTRLFEPWLRLRAHCIHTSFHHTSLTRAATMAGELETLPPTLENVLDQKTLKWIFCGGKGGVGKTTTSCSLAIQLAAVRESVLLISTDPAHNLSDAFGQKFSKEATKVNGFDNLYAMELDPTSSIQEMIEQSDNQGAMGSMMQDLAFAIPGVDEAMGFAEIMKHVKSMEYSVIVFDTAPTGHTLRFLSFPSVLEKALGKISSLSGRFGPMLQQVSAMMGGPGAGQQEDMFAKLDGMRAIITEVNQQFKDPEKTTFVCVCISEFLSLYETERLVQELTTYGIDTHNIVVNQLLFPKKTSDCEHCNVRYNMQQKYLAEAHELYDEFFHIITLPLLTEEVRGPEKLKSFSKMLVEPYVPVQ from the exons ATGCCGCGACCTTTTGAACGTAGGAGCAAAGAGGCTCCCATGGACTATACCTATGACAGCGCCGATCGTAACGTTTATGCTCCAGGTAGTCCATTTGTAACATCAATAGCATCCA GCTCACGGAGCCCCTCTTTCCCCACACCACAACCTGGATACAACCAGCCTTCGTTTGCCGGAGGATTTGCTGGTGCAGCTGGTAGCTGGAATCCACGG TCCAATGCGATGCCTGAGCCAGAGATCGCAGACGTTACTATGGAGAGCATCGATCCATCCTCTCCGAAAAAAATAAAATCGGCCCCAAGCAGCCCTCAAAAGGCGCAGGTTACCAATTATGGGTCAGAGTTGGATGAAGGTACACTTGCCCCCTTGCCCGTTGTCAAGGCCCGAAAGCAACCTTATCAAGTAAGGAGGCGTCCCAGACGAGCTACGAGTGCACCTGTAGACGAGGGAAGCGAGTCTGAAGCATCAGCGGAGGAGGATAGGTATGCTGGGCCTCGAATGTTGTCAAATCACTACACGATGCATGTCAATGCACCAAGTGCTCCAGTTCAGGCTACATCTCCCTATGCTCCTCACATACTCCTCGGATACGTGAGAGTCATATTCAACACTTCACTGATCCTTGGCTTCTTGTATATTCTCGTGATCATCATTGTGACCGTTCGTCGTGATATTGAGGACAATATTTCGGTTTACATGGGAG AAAATGCCGCCCAAATCACACAGTGCACCAGTCAGTTTACTCTCAACAAGTGTGAGAAGGAAGATGAAAGAGTACCACACATGAAACAATTCTGTGACGAATGGGCGAGATGCATGAAACGGGATGCGAGTATCGTTGGGCGTACTCGCATCGCTGCAGAAACATTAGCGGAAGTGGTAAACGGATTTGTAGAACCAATCACATGGAAGACGCTG GGTTTCAGCGTCTCGACACTGGCTTTCCTAGTCCTATTTATTAACGTCTCTGCTTCATGGATGCGCCCcgcaccaccaccacaccAGCCGGAATACCAGGCTCCGCCTTACCCATATCATGCGCCCTACGCCGTAATGCCGCCAGAATGGGGGAGTGCAGGATGGAATGAAGGACAAGGAGATTCGGGGCCTAAAATGATTCGTGCCTCTTCGGAAGTACCTGGGCAACGGAGGAGC CACACACGTCTCTTCGAGCCCTGGCTGCGCCTACGTGCACATTGCATACACACCTCTTTCCACCACACCTCCCTTACTCGAGCAGCTACCATGGCCGGAGAACTTGAGACACTTCCCCCAACATTAGAGAATGTACTGGACCAAAAGACGTTGAAATGGATATTTTGCG GTGGAAAGGGTGGTGTCG GAAAGACGACCACCAGTTGCTCGCTTGCGATCCAGTTGGCCGCAGTTAGGGAGTCGGTACTCTTAATC TCCACCGATCCAGCCCATAATCTATCAGATGCATTCGGCCAAAAGTTCTCTAAAGAGGCTACCAAGGTCAATGGCTTTGACAACCTGTACGCAATGGAACTTGACCCTACAAGTTCTATACAAGAAATGATCGAACAGT CGGACAATCAGGGCGCAATGGGCTCCATGATGCAAGACCTGGCGTTCGCGATTCCGGGCGTGGACGAAGCGATGGGTTTCGCGGAGATCATGAA ACACGTCAAATCAATGGAATACTCGGTCATCGTTTTCGATACCGCACCGACGGGCCACACTCTCCGCTTCCTATCTTTCCCCTCCGTTCTAGAAAAGGCACTGGGTAAAATTTCGTCCCTGTCCGGTCGATTCGGACCTATGCTCCAGCAGGTATCCGCAATGATGGGCGGGCCGGGCGCAGGGCAGCAGGAAGACATGTTTGCCAAATTGGATGGTATGAGGGCCATTATCACCGAGGTCAACCAGCAATTTAAAGATCCT GAAAAAACCACGTTTGTCTGCGTGTGCATTTCTGAATTCTTGTCGCTTTATGAGACGGAGCGACTTGTCCAGGAGCTAACCACATATGGTATTGACACGCATAACATTGTGGTGAATCAATTGCTCTTCCCGAAGAAAA CATCGGACTGCGAGCACTGCAATGTGCGATACAATATGCAGCAAAAATATCTTGCCGAAGCGCATGAACTTTACGATGAATTCTTTCATATCATCACCCTCCCACTTCTGACCGAAGAAGTCAGAGGGCCTGAGAAACTCAAGTCATTCTCAAAGATGCTCGTGGAACCCTATGTGCCCGTCCAGTAG
- a CDS encoding ATP-dependent DNA helicase II subunit 2, related protein: MPTDRAGYTVTMFVVDVSPSMETMRTVFLEPAEDGTERTKEVTHLEWSLQYVMLKVQEMIHNGRKTDQCGVILFGTEGYKQRYSYPKTFSYGIPNLETNNVVEDAHPGEGYTNIIEYIPIAHPTPATLSKIAAISPSTHFGDPINGIIVAIQTQSEYLVRKPSWTRRMVLVTDGETPLEIEDWDATVDKINELAINTTIVGVDFDDEDFPFVEPDKSPIKRVNENFWAQFIERVENGQMGTCAYALHETSRPEPRPTKSAMSNNIFRIGDPESAQEQAIEIAVKTSKATALVRPHSMKKFTKREVQYAELKRRTEFIVRLPKSGNKEEGEDDEEGEEGKQEFQEESVDGETLVKAFKYGSTWVPCEEGHFEGLHTRKGIEYRRHFSMGEVQYIYADVGSSRAQVAFSSIVHAMFKQGLMALVRWVNRDDSDPKMGVCKAEPGEVDYMMWVQVPFAEDIRHYSFPSLERYVSKKGELLTEHPYIPTDDMRAAMDSWVDGMDLTDAGPKDENGVRTEWFDLTQSFNPAVHRIKQALFHGAVVPDLKAEPVPPPHPEVTKYMDSPKRVLRRSKLDLEECIQLFNVKEVPPKIPRKKEQKAIPVATDNIDVDIEDILGPAVTKSTPAPTQAQPRSKRATAPEKQPSRKPDRSLPSPTPSFAELPSAFHSTPKPDARPNPNRIISNSRPLADFKKNIEAQGDLVSKAVEDMCAVIPEIVGSSFSTQRYGEALECMQALREVALKEDEIDAWNGFLRKLKALCKSPTSRNKDFWQHVQKIGREISLISDTEAEENEGMSDVTDRAAAQYLPE; this comes from the exons ATGCCGACTGACCGCGCCGGG TATACCGTCACGATGTTTGTCGTGGACGTGTCTCCATCCATGGAGACTATGCGGACGGTATTCCTCGAGCCTGCGGAAGACGGAACCGAAAGAACCAAAGAGGTGACTCATTTAGAATGGTCACTACAGTATGTGATGCTCAAGGTTCAGGAAATG ATACACAATGGACGCAAAACAGACCAGTGTGGTGTTATCTTGTTTGGGACAGAAGGTTATAAACAACGCTACTCTTACCCAAAAACATTCTCATACGGTATCCCAAATCTAGAAACCAATAACGTCGTGGAAGATGCACATCCCGGGGAAGGATACACAAATATTATCGAGTACATTCCGATTGCTCACCCCACACCTGCCACATTAAGCAAGATAGCGGCAATTTCCCCGTCTACTCATTTTGGTGACC CCATCAACGGGATTATCGTAGCAATCCAAACACAGTCTGAATACCTCGTCAGGAAACCCAGTTGGACACGACGAATGGTGCTTGTAACGGATGGAGAAACGCCGCTGGAAATCGAAGACTGGGATGCTACAGTCGACAAAATCAACGAACTTGCCATCAATACAACGATTGT TGGCGTCGACTTCGATGATGAAGACTTCCCCTTTGTCGAGCCTGACAAGTCACCGATTAAG CGAGTCAACGAGAACTTCTGGGCTCAATTCATTGAGCGTGTCGAGAATGGCCAAATGGGAACTTGTGCATACGCCCTTCATGAAACCTCTCGGCCTGAACCCAGGCCCACAAAGTCGGCCATGAGCAACAATATATTCCGCATTGGAGATCCTGAATCGGCACAGGAGCAGGCCATTGAAATTGCTGTCAAGACGAGCAAGGCCACTGCTTTGGTTCGACCACACTCCATGAAGAAATTTACCAAGAGAGAAGT GCAATATGCCGAGCTCAAAAGACGGACCGAATTTATTGTAAGGTTGCCAAAAAGCGGTAACAAAGAAGAGGGCGAAGATGATGAggaaggggaggaaggaaAGCAAGAGTTCCAGGAAGAATCAGTAGACGGAGAAACCCTCGTCAAGGCCTTTAAATATGGTTCCACTTGGGTCCCCTGTGAAGAAGGTCATTTCGAAGGGCTACACACACGGAAGGGAATCGAA TACCGAAGGCATTTCAGCATGGGTGAAGTCCAGTACATATACGCGGATGTCGGCTCTTCCCGCGCGCAAGTTGCATTCTCCAGTATCGTGCATGCAATGTTCAAACAGGGTCTCATGGCACTTGTGCGCTGGGTCAATCGCGATGATTCTGACCCAAAGATGGGTGTATGCAAGGCCGAGCCAGGAGAGGTAGATTATATGATGTGGGTGCAG GTTCCTTTTGCCGAAGATATTAGACACTATAGCTTTCCTTCACTGGAACGATATGTATCAAAGAAAGGCGAGCTATTGACAGAGCATCCCTACATTCCAACAGACGATATGAGGGCCGCCATGGACAGTTGGGTGGATGGCATGGATCTTACAGACGCGGGTCCCAAAGATGAGAACGG TGTCCGAACAGAGTGGTTCGATCTCACACAGTCGTTCAACCCTGCCGTTCATCGTATCAAACAAGCACTCTTCCATGGAGCTGTCGTTCCTGACCTCAAAGCCGAACCAGTCCCCCCTCCTCATCCCGAAGTCACGAAGTATATGGACTCACCAAAGCGAGTGCTCAGGCGTTCGAAATTAGACTTGGAAGAGTGTATACAATTATTCAACGTTAAAGAAG TTCCTCCAAAGATACCGAGGAAGAAAGAGCAGAAAGCCATCCCGGTAGCCACCGATAACATCGACGTGGATATAGAGGATATTCTTGGCCCAGCTGTCACCAAATCAACACCTGCACCAACTCAGGCTCAACCCAGGTCTAAACGTGCAACTGCTCCCGAAAAACAGCCTTCTCGAAAACCCGATCGGTCACTACCGTCTCCTACGCCTTCCTTTGCAGAGCTACCAAGTGCCTTTCATTCCACTCCCAAGCCCGATGCTAGGCCCAACCCGAACAGAATCATTAGCAATTCACGCCCACTTGCAGACTTCAAAAAGAATATCGAGGCTCAGGGAGATCTCGTTAGCAAAGCTGTCGAAGACATGTGTGCAGTCATACCCGAGATTGTGGGATCTTCTTTTAGCACGCAGAGGTATGGTGAAGCTCTGGAATGTATGCAAGCTCTCCGGGAAGTGGCACTTAAA GAAGACGAAATCGACGCTTGGAATGG TTTTTTACGGAAGTTAAAGGCATTATGCAAGTCCCCTACATCCCGGAATAAGGATTTTTGGCAACATGTTCAAAAAATTGGGCGTGAAATAAGCCTAATCAGCGACACCGAGGCAGAAGAAAACGAAGGAATGAGCGACGTGACAGATCGAGCTGCAGCTCAA TACCTCCCTGAATAG
- a CDS encoding 6-phosphogluconate dehydrogenase has protein sequence MAAPVGDIGLIGLAVMGQNLILNMNDKGFTVVAYNRTTSKVDDFLQNEAKGTNIVGAYSIEELVAKLKRPRKIILLVKAGVAVDAFIEQLSPHLEQGDIIIDGGNSYYPDSIRRAKDLEPRASCSSALVSLVHFISHGPSLMPGGNEAAWPAIKEIFQKTAAQVGPDPCCDWMGPTGAGHYVKMVHNGIEYGDMQLIAEAYDILKRGLGLPEDEIAGIFEKWNKGVLDSFLIEITTNILKFKDEDGEPMVTKILDKAGQKGTGKWTAVNALDAGIPVTLIGEAVFARCLSAIKDERTRASKVLNGPVREEFRGDKQQFIDDLEQALYASKIISYTQGFMLMRQTAKELEWDLNYAGIARIWRGGCIIKSVFLNDITKAYEKNHELESLLFDDFFKKAIHNAQPGWRRVNAQATLWGIPTPAFSTALAFFDGYRSEVVSANILQAQRDYFGAHTFRVLPGKENERLPEGKDIHINWTGRGGNVSASTYIA, from the exons ATGGCTGCCCCAGT TGGCGATATTGGTCTCATCGGTTTGGCTGTCATG GGTCAAAACTTGATCTTGAACATGAACGACAAGGGCTTCACCGTTGTCGCCTACAACCGTACCACCTCCAAGGTCGATGACTTCTTGCAAAATGAGGCCAAGG GCACCAACATTGTTGGCGCTTACTCGATCGAGGAACTTGTGGCCAAGCTCAAGCGCCCCCGCAAGATCATTCTCCTTGTCAAGGCTGGTGTTGCTGTCGATGCCTTCATCGAGCAGCTCAGCCCCCACCTTGAACAAGGCGATATTATCATTGACGGAGGAAACTCTTACTACCCTGACTCTATCCGCCGCGCCAAGGACCTCGAGCCAAGGGCCTCTTGTTCGTCGGCTCTGGTGTCTCTGGTG CATTTTATCAGCCACGGACCTAGCTTGATGCCTGGTGGCAATGAAGCTGCCTGGCCCGCGATCAAGGAGATCTTCCAAAAGACCGCCGCTCAGGTTGGACCCGACCCGTGCTGCGACTGGATGGGTCCTACTGGTGCTGGTCACTACGTCAAGATGGTTCACAACG GTATTGAGTATGGTGACATGCAACTCATCGCCGAGGCCTATGACATCCTCAAGCGCGGTCTCGGTCTTCCTGAAGATGAGATTGCCGGCATTTTCGAGAAATGGAACAAGGGCGTCCTTGATTCCTTCTTGATCGAGATCACCACCAACATTCTCAAGTTCAAGGACGAGGATGGTGAACCCATGGTTACCAAGATCCTCGACAAGGCCGGACAAAAGGGTACTGGCAAGTGGACTGCCGTCAACGCTCTTGACGCTGGTATTCCTG TCACCCTCATCGGTGAGGCGGTCTTTGCCCGATGCTTGTCTGCGATCAAGGACGAACGTACTCGTGCCTCCAAGGTCTTGAACGGCCCCGTTCGCGAGGAGTTCCGTGGCGACAAGCAACAATTCATCGACGACCTTGAACAGGCCTTGTACGCCAGCAAGATCATTTCCTACACCCAGGGATTCATGTTGATGCGTCAAACTGCCAAGGAG CTCGAATGGGATCTCAACTACGCCGGCATCGCCCGTATCTGGCGTGGCGGTTGCATCATCAAG TCGGTCTTCTTGAACGATATCACTAAGGCATATGAGAAGAACCACGAACTCGAGTCCCTCCTGTTCGATGACTTCTTCAAGAAGGCTATCCACAATGCCCAGCCCGGCTGGCGACGAGTCAACGCACAGGCTACCCTCTGGGGTATTCCTACTCCGGCGTTCAGCACTGCGCTCGCTTTCTTCGATGGCTACCGCTCCGAGGTCGTTTCGGCCAACATCCTCCAGGCCCAGCGCGACTACTTTGGTGCGCACACTTTCCGTGTCTTGCCCGGAAAGGAGAACGAGCGTCTACCCGAGGGCAAGGATATCC ACATCAACTGGACTGGCCGCGGTGGAAACGTTTCTGCATCGACTTACATTGCATAA